agcttgaaaatgaaaattgtagactatataaatgtatttaactaGTCACGTTTAGTTATTTTGTTTCAACTTCAAATCAGTCTATTGTGTATCCGATATGTTTACAAATTGATAACTTTGAAACTTTTGTAACTTGTTTAGGAGGAAATGGTGGATGGTGAGCCACGATCAAGAGAAGTTAGTTCCCCAAGAGTCGGCACGAGTATCGCAGGGAGTGATGGTCAGGAGGTAAAAGCTGATGGaaaacattcttttgagaaacAAGATGGGCCAAAACTGCTTCCATTTGAGTTTATTGCATTGGAAGCGTGCCTTGAAGCAGCTTGCGGCTCCTTGGATAATGAGGTGAGAGGTTAATTCATCATTTCATCTGTTTGTTTTTGCCTGAATCAGTTTTTATATGTTGAAGTAATTTTTgctcttttttttaatctttgtcATTGTATTCTAAGTTAGGCTAAAACATTGGAACAAGAAGCACATCCAGCACTTGATAAGTTGACCTCAAAGATTAGTACTCTTAATTTGGAACGTGTTCGCCAGATTAAAAGTCGTTTGGTTGCTATTACAGGACGTGTTCAAAAGGTCCGTTGGTTGTTTGGTTTAAGCTCATATAACTTCAAAGCAAATGTTTATGATGGATGAATATTGATTCAGGTTAGGGACGAGTTAGAGCAATTGCTAGATGATGACGGAGATATGGCTGAAATGTATTTGACTGACAAGCTGGAGGAACTGCTTGACAATTCTTCGTCTTCTTTTGTTAACGAGGAAGATGCCATTGATGAAGAGATCCTtcaaacaaaaattgatgatagGTTTGTGCTTTGACTAATCAGTTTCTTGTGATACTGCTATGCTTTAATCTGAAAAGAATCTTAGCTAgtgttatatattatgttagaGTTGCTACCGAGAGTTTAATAGATGTGAATGTTGATGAACATCTTTATCGAGCTGATACAATTGGGAGAGACAGCCAAGGGACCCGAACTAGTACCACACGAAGTGGTAATAGCAAGCACTTTGATATCGAGGAACTTGAAATGCTCTTGGAGGCTTACTTCGTTCATATTGACGGTACTTTGAATAAGCTGTCCACAGTATGTGTTattcattaatgattaaatgaaCTTTATATTGGATTTGGGTTATTGAGATACCATTAAGATTATAATTATGCATTTTGTGTCTTTTTTGTGTGCAGCTGAGAGAGTATGTTGATGACACAGAGGATTACATTAACATAATGCTTGATGACAAACAGAATCATCTTCTGCAGATGGGTGTTATGTTGACAACCGCGACTCTGGTGGTGAGCACATTTGTGGTGGTTGCGGGAGTGTTTGGGATGAATATTACTattgatatgtttgatgataaaACTGAGGCACAGAGGGAAGTTGGTATGCCTAAGTTTTTATGGACTGTAGGCGGTGGTGCAACGGGTAGTATCTTTTTATACTGCATCGCCATTTTCTGGTGCAAGAGCAAACGGCTTTTGGAGTAAGCGCTCCAAAGTCTCAAAGAACAACCCGTGTATGaatgaatatatgtatgtatactatattataaagcagattttccttagattttcaacattgaacttaaaattttcaatattgattttaagtacttccccaaaacGTCTctcatatctattctatatttatctaaaataactataataccttttctctctcctcaaattttaaccaatcatcttttttctctctcctccctaaatcatttattcctccaatttattcaaaatcatttatctcaaaaaccgtacatcgataaattataaaaattgtatgggtgttcttaaaatttcatgctctttcattagagatatcattcgatatactttcgacaaatttttaaatccgagggcggagcccgtacggctaaggcatttgactatcatactctatgacctaggaaTTACCACCACTATTTCACCGCCGCAAatcgcgggtacttgctctcgtatgcTATAAAACCACCACCAAGGTGGCCTAATGGTCAAGGGCCTTGATACCCCCCTAGAGGTTTTCAGTTAGGACATCCTTAGGTAAACATCTTGCGAGTATACCTTGATTAAGCCGCATACATGTAAGTGAAAAATACACCGTTCATCTCACTAGTCATATATAATCTGCTCCAATGATTTATGTTAAAGAATTGCTTAACAAGATCAAGCTACCTGATTGTAAATTCAATATAAGGTTTATGTTCTAAGCAAGGCCGGCTCTACAGTACACTTAGGTTAGGCGGTCGTTTAAGGCCTCCACTTAATGAAGGCCCCAAATTTTCAGCTTTTCGAGCTTGGATATTCTActttttgatgattttgtgaTACTATACtatgttttttgattaataaactaAGTATCTTATACTTAAAATTTGATTATTGAGgtcaaaatagaaaagaaaaaaaaaattcataaactCATATATGATTTCAATGGAGGAATGAAGAAGTGTTGAAGATGACTAAAAATGTACAGTTATACTTTATTATTACTTAATGTCATAATATTCTATTTAAATTTCATCCAGGCCATATTGTTTTTGATTTTACCAATTTAGACCCTTTATAAATAGAACATGTTTTTATCTATTACCCACTATGGCACTGTGcatgatttttattttcattttcattgtttATTTGATGTAAGTGGAAATTCACAGTtctaaaaatataactttaCGATGTGTTCGCATTTTGTTGTTCCCTTTTAGTGctactaaatatatattcttttaaccctATCATTTATAACTTACTTTGTTAACTTTTGTCCATCTCAAGCTCCCATCTCAAGCTCAAATAAAcgttaaagtttttttattaataccTTTTATAAAAAGGCACACAATATTAACATCGCTTAAGGTCATCAACAACATTAAGCCGGCTCTGGTTTTAAGCTTATGTATGCACATCACTTTATATAGTTTATGTATAAGGATTTATTCATAGCAACTATGTGAACTTGCTTATGGAAATGTCTTTTTATGGAGTGCTAATAGTgctatcatatattcatatagtcTTAAAAGGCCTTCTCCAACCCAATCTTCAATTTGACATATTGAACTAGTCCAAACACATTAAACTCAATTTTTACAACCCAACACATTAAAATACAGTTTGATCATGTCACATCACATCTATATTTAGGGGATGTTTGGTATTGGgattacaaaataaaatctGCGTTTTCAAGATAGATTATgcattttcaaaactgcgttttgaaaaaggatgtaggtacatgcttctccAAAACTGCGCTTTCATAgccgataatcactttttcatacaaacacttttgtagattatttgcgttttacaaacgcaataatcaaataatcactttataactcaatcccaaacaccttcttaattcaaaaacattatattagatatacatacatacacatatggaagaaaaaaaacggTCTACTTCTTTGCCACATTTTTAATGTGTTCTTCAACAAACTGAACCAACATATCGACTAGTACAttgatattaataaaagttatttcTTCTAAACTTTAATATACCAATTAAAAAGCTTAATTCTTTTAATTGAACTACCAAAACTTAATTTACATAAAATTAGACTTTCAAACTTTAGACTTTTTACAATTTTAataagtttaatttaattattaatattagattgtACTATACGAAGTATTTCAATttgtataatttaaatttaaccTAATAAATTGTAGAATTTTTTAGATACTAAATTTTAGTTTTAGATTAATTAGCCTTATATTAAGTTGAAGTTGTAGAAAATTTTCAGATAGAACAACATAATTACagtacgagagcaagtacctgtgcgttgcggcggtaagatggtggagtgatacctaggtcaaagagtatgataggttataggagttgatatgtcatagaatatgatagtcaaatgccttagccgtacgggctccgccctcggatttaaaaacttgtcgaaagtatatcgaatgacatctctaatgaaagagcatgaaattttaagaacacccatacaatttttataatttattgatgtacagtttttgagataaaagattttgaataaattggaggaataaatgatttatggaggggagaaaaaaaaatgattggttgagatttgaggagagaaaaagggtattatagttattttagataaatatagaatagatatgagagacattttagaaaagtacttaaaatcaatattgaaaatttcaagttcaatgttgaaaatctagaaaaaacctgctttataatataagaaaaatttgctttataatatagtatagataagtaaTTGGCTTAGCCTTTCAAAGTTTTACTTGATTCGTTAccaaaatatttcaattttattttacctaaataAACATGTGACACCAAAAtctatcaataaataaaaaaataaaagaaaaaaagacaatGAGAGTCACTCATCCACCGGTGGCCGTCGCATTCGCCGTCACACCGGAAGACACCGCCGCACATTTAAACATCCCAGGACCAGGCGGCCTCCGCAAAAAGGCAACAGGAGTAAGACCATGGCTACTTCTAGATTCCACAGGCCAAGCTCAAATCATCGAAGCTGGAAAACACGCTATCATGCGCCGAACGGGTCTACCCGCCCGCGATCTCCGGATACTTGACCCGATCCTGTCGTATCCGTCAACAGTGTTAGGTAGAGAAAGAGCGATAGTTATAAATTTGGAACATATAAAAGCTATAATTACAGCACAAGAAGTTTTGTTGTTGAATTCTAAAGATCCTTCTGTCACTCCTTTTGTCGATGAGCTTCAGCGCCGTATTTTGCGTCATCATCACGCCACTACTGCTACTTCTCAGGTTTATTCtcgatttatatttatatttatatatatatatattgttttgttaattaaattttgattgtgCCCTAATTTAATTGTGAATTTATTGCAGTATGTGTATTctaaattattgttattgtatgtatgtatgtatttatgtatgtatgtgacgCTTTATAATCTGtaaaactgatgacgtggcgCATCGAATATAGTTTTGTAACAAACAAATGATATGCTATTTGATGAATGGTATTCGATCCAATCTCTGAATTTTTCGTTTAATGCACGAATCGATGTTGGTTTGCTGATCCAAGGTTGAATTTTAGTGTCGTTATTGTGAAATCACGTATCGGAAGATTGTGGCTAATATACATGGTCTGTTGATGATGTTATAACTTGTTTAGGAGGAAATGGTAGATGGTGATACTGACTGGACACATTTGTATGATTTGGGTGAGCCACGGTCAAGAGAAGTTAGTCCTCCAAGAGTAGCTGCTGCCAATACACCAGAGAGTGGCGGTCAGGAGGTTAAAGCTGATGGAAAACATTCCTTTGACAAGAGGGATGGACCAAAACTTCTTCCGTTTGAGTTCATTGCACTGGAGGCGTGCCTCGAGGCAGCTTGCAGTTCCTTGGATAATGAAGTGAGTGAGAGGTTTTACGGCTATTTTCTTGTTCCATCTAAACTAATTTATATGTTTCATTTGATGTT
The sequence above is drawn from the Erigeron canadensis isolate Cc75 chromosome 4, C_canadensis_v1, whole genome shotgun sequence genome and encodes:
- the LOC122596335 gene encoding magnesium transporter MRS2-3-like isoform X3; this translates as MTTLPQSNNNIPPIIIHHPALVRKKATAVVVRPWLLLDSTGHAQIIEAGKHIIMRRTGLPLRDLRILDPILSYPSTVLGRERAIVINLEHIKAIITAQQVFLLNSKDPSVAPFVDELQRRILCHHQAITATSDHEEMVDGEPRSREVSSPRVGTSIAGSDGQEVKADGKHSFEKQDGPKLLPFEFIALEACLEAACGSLDNEAKTLEQEAHPALDKLTSKISTLNLERVRQIKSRLVAITGRVQKVRDELEQLLDDDGDMAEMYLTDKLEELLDNSSSSFVNEEDAIDEEILQTKIDDRVATESLIDVNVDEHLYRADTIGRDSQGTRTSTTRSGNSKHFDIEELEMLLEAYFVHIDGTLNKLSTLREYVDDTEDYINIMLDDKQNHLLQMGVMLTTATLVVSTFVVVAGVFGMNITIDMFDDKTEAQREVGMPKFLWTVGGGATGSIFLYCIAIFWCKSKRLLE